From Chryseobacterium shandongense, the proteins below share one genomic window:
- a CDS encoding nucleotidyltransferase family protein produces the protein MMKNIGIILLAAGNSSRMGSPKQLLVYQGKTLLERITDTALEVFDPNQIVLVLGARHHEISSVIKNKNIHIFINENWESGMASSIQTGMKTLSGLFPEMERCFISVCDQPYITSDLFSKMLQLQENSGKEIVVTKYADTLGVPALFSKKYFKPLMELTGEQGAKKIIQQNMNDVESFEFEKGAVDIDTPSDYNHLKTKP, from the coding sequence ATGATGAAAAATATAGGAATTATATTACTGGCAGCCGGAAATTCTTCAAGAATGGGATCTCCGAAACAGCTTTTGGTGTATCAGGGGAAAACACTTTTAGAAAGAATAACTGATACTGCTTTAGAAGTATTTGATCCGAATCAAATCGTTTTGGTTCTCGGAGCCCGTCATCATGAAATATCTTCTGTCATTAAAAATAAAAATATACACATCTTTATCAATGAAAACTGGGAATCAGGAATGGCTTCCTCCATACAGACAGGAATGAAAACACTGTCCGGTCTGTTTCCTGAAATGGAAAGATGTTTCATTTCGGTGTGCGATCAGCCTTATATTACAAGCGATTTATTTTCAAAAATGCTTCAGTTGCAGGAAAATTCAGGGAAGGAAATTGTTGTCACAAAATATGCCGATACATTGGGCGTCCCAGCTTTGTTTTCTAAAAAATATTTTAAACCATTAATGGAACTTACCGGCGAACAGGGCGCGAAAAAGATCATTCAGCAGAATATGAACGATGTGGAATCTTTTGAGTTTGAAAAAGGTGCTGTTGATATTGATACTCCGTCAGATTATAATCATTTAAAAACCAAACCATGA
- a CDS encoding sulfite exporter TauE/SafE family protein, with translation MNVEFFYLILFVIAALYAAVGHGGASGYLALMALYGIAPKEMKPTALVLNLFVSLTSFIQYYRGGHFKLRIFIPIAFASIPLAFVGGMIHIEDTLYKRILGILLLFPVFRFFFFKSPDDSELKDPQIYLSLLFGGAIGLLSGMIGIGGGILLSPVLILLKWTNQKQTAAISAAFIFVNSVAGLGGMFTKEIAFTSDMWMYIICAFAGGLLGAYLASKKLNQNGLKYVLAVVLLMASYKLISSTI, from the coding sequence ATGAATGTAGAATTTTTTTATCTGATTTTATTTGTCATCGCGGCTTTATATGCAGCAGTCGGACACGGTGGCGCAAGCGGTTATTTGGCGTTAATGGCTTTGTACGGAATAGCTCCCAAAGAAATGAAACCTACCGCTTTGGTGCTTAATCTGTTCGTCTCGCTCACTTCTTTTATACAATATTATCGGGGAGGACATTTTAAACTGCGGATCTTTATTCCGATTGCTTTTGCGTCTATTCCGCTGGCTTTCGTGGGTGGAATGATTCATATTGAAGATACCCTCTACAAACGTATTTTAGGAATTTTACTGCTATTTCCTGTTTTCCGTTTTTTCTTTTTTAAAAGTCCGGATGACAGCGAGCTAAAAGATCCCCAAATCTATCTATCCTTACTGTTCGGGGGAGCAATCGGTTTATTATCAGGAATGATCGGCATTGGCGGCGGAATTTTATTATCTCCGGTGCTAATTTTACTGAAATGGACCAACCAGAAACAGACAGCGGCAATCAGCGCTGCTTTTATTTTTGTTAATTCCGTGGCGGGTTTAGGAGGAATGTTCACCAAAGAGATCGCCTTTACCAGCGATATGTGGATGTACATCATCTGTGCGTTTGCGGGAGGATTGCTTGGTGCTTATTTAGCTTCAAAAAAACTCAACCAAAACGGTCTGAAATATGTACTTGCTGTTGTACTTTTAATGGCTTCCTATAAATTAATATCAAGCACCATTTAA
- a CDS encoding (2Fe-2S)-binding protein: MELKRQYSRRNFLKVSGLLAGFMAIPSSVKAFYQDVKQYLIPKKNVSRLTLSINKKSHTLYVDTRTTLLDLFREQLNLTGSKKGCDHGQCGACTIHINGERALSCLTLAAMAQGKEITTIEGLANGDELHPMQKAFIECDGFQCGYCTPGQIMSAVACVNEGHTGSVEEIKEYMSGNLCRCGAYNGIVQSIQKVAAQ; the protein is encoded by the coding sequence ATGGAATTAAAAAGACAATACAGCAGGAGGAACTTTCTCAAAGTTTCAGGATTACTGGCTGGTTTTATGGCTATTCCGTCTTCGGTAAAGGCATTCTATCAGGATGTAAAACAGTATCTCATTCCAAAGAAGAACGTATCAAGGCTTACGCTTTCCATTAATAAAAAAAGTCATACCCTTTATGTGGATACCCGAACCACACTATTGGATCTTTTCAGGGAACAGCTTAATCTTACCGGATCTAAAAAAGGCTGTGACCACGGACAGTGTGGCGCCTGTACCATCCACATCAACGGAGAAAGAGCACTGAGTTGCCTTACTTTGGCGGCAATGGCTCAGGGAAAAGAGATCACTACCATCGAAGGTCTGGCAAACGGAGATGAGCTTCATCCGATGCAGAAAGCATTTATAGAATGTGACGGTTTCCAGTGCGGATATTGCACGCCGGGACAGATTATGTCTGCTGTTGCCTGTGTAAATGAAGGACATACAGGTTCTGTAGAAGAAATTAAAGAATATATGAGCGGTAATCTTTGCCGTTGCGGAGCGTATAACGGTATTGTTCAGTCCATTCAAAAAGTTGCAGCCCAATGA
- the moeB gene encoding HesA/MoeB/ThiF family protein — translation MLNKERYDRQIKLQGFGIEAQHKLASAKILVIGAGGLGCPVLQYLTAAGVGNIGIVDDDRVSLSNLHRQILYNSDDVGKLKTKAAFERLNAMNPEVKFSMISERINSQNAVTIVSEYDVVLDCTDNFATRYLLDDVCRILEKTLIFGAIYQYEGQVAVFNVRNKEGFTTHYRNLFPEPPNPGEVPDCNEAGVLGVLPGVVGTLQATEAIKLIAGIGEALINKLMTIDILTYQSAVFEIPSLNLTDESIPYSIEEFEKMNYQLHCGIEFTGIKNISPSEFKETAKLPDTVVIDVREMEEQPKLDVSYVPIPLSQLKENVSQIQSQNIILVCQSGKRSLSGAKILQEILSSEYSISHLEGGINHLIKETHE, via the coding sequence ATGTTGAATAAAGAACGATACGACAGACAGATTAAGCTGCAGGGTTTCGGCATTGAAGCTCAGCACAAACTTGCATCCGCGAAAATTCTTGTAATTGGTGCTGGTGGTTTAGGATGTCCGGTTCTCCAATATCTCACCGCAGCCGGAGTGGGCAATATAGGTATTGTAGATGACGACCGTGTTTCGCTGAGCAATCTTCACCGGCAGATTCTTTACAATTCTGATGATGTTGGTAAACTGAAAACCAAAGCCGCTTTTGAAAGGCTGAATGCAATGAATCCCGAAGTAAAGTTCAGTATGATTTCCGAGCGAATTAATTCCCAAAATGCAGTTACAATTGTTTCCGAATATGATGTAGTGTTAGACTGTACCGATAATTTTGCAACACGTTATCTGCTTGATGATGTATGCCGGATTTTAGAAAAAACTCTGATTTTCGGGGCAATCTATCAGTATGAAGGTCAGGTTGCTGTTTTTAATGTTAGAAATAAAGAAGGTTTCACAACCCATTATCGAAATCTTTTTCCTGAACCTCCAAATCCGGGAGAAGTTCCTGATTGTAATGAGGCAGGGGTTTTGGGCGTTTTGCCAGGAGTTGTAGGAACTTTACAGGCTACGGAAGCCATCAAATTAATTGCAGGAATCGGGGAAGCATTAATAAACAAATTAATGACCATTGATATTCTGACTTATCAGAGTGCTGTTTTTGAAATTCCTTCGTTAAATTTAACGGATGAAAGTATTCCTTACAGCATTGAAGAATTTGAAAAGATGAATTATCAGCTTCACTGCGGAATTGAATTTACCGGAATTAAAAATATTTCTCCTTCAGAATTTAAAGAAACTGCAAAACTTCCCGACACAGTTGTCATTGATGTCCGGGAAATGGAAGAACAACCAAAACTGGATGTTTCGTATGTTCCGATTCCACTCTCTCAGCTAAAGGAAAATGTAAGCCAGATCCAAAGTCAGAACATCATTTTAGTTTGCCAGTCCGGGAAAAGAAGCCTGTCCGGAGCGAAAATTTTACAGGAGATTTTAAGCTCGGAATACAGCATCAGTCATCTGGAAGGCGGAATTAATCATTTAATTAAAGAAACTCATGAGTAA
- the moaA gene encoding GTP 3',8-cyclase MoaA, protein MLTDQFGRTHNYLRISLTDNCNLRCFYCMPEENYDFTPHSKLMQADEIDTIAKIFVKHGVTKIRLTGGEPFVRKDASKIIRNLGKLPVQLTCTTNGIRIDDMLPEIIQSDFQSINISLDTLQKEKFLKITRRDYFDRVLRNIDLLLQHDIKTKINVVAMKDINDDEISDFIAFTKDHPVEVRFIEFMPFSGNKWSSNQVMTQKDILDIIREKYDFNPLPIGFHDTAKPYSIDGHKGSFSIISTMSEPFCSGCNRIRLTADGKLKNCLFSKKETDLLTPLRNGEDILPIIQSTIWSKAKTQGGQLNEQFEKINTAIIQNRSMINIGG, encoded by the coding sequence ATGCTAACAGATCAATTCGGGAGAACCCATAATTATCTTCGGATATCTTTAACGGACAATTGCAACCTGCGCTGCTTTTATTGTATGCCGGAAGAAAATTATGATTTTACACCTCATTCTAAACTGATGCAGGCCGATGAAATTGATACCATCGCAAAAATATTCGTCAAACACGGCGTTACCAAGATCAGACTTACCGGAGGTGAGCCGTTCGTAAGAAAAGATGCTTCAAAGATCATCAGAAATCTGGGAAAACTGCCTGTACAATTAACCTGTACCACGAACGGTATTCGAATTGATGATATGCTTCCCGAAATTATTCAGTCGGATTTTCAGAGCATTAACATCAGCCTTGATACTTTACAGAAGGAAAAATTCCTGAAAATTACCCGCCGTGATTATTTTGACCGTGTCCTCAGAAATATTGATCTTTTATTGCAGCATGACATTAAAACCAAGATCAATGTTGTCGCCATGAAAGATATCAACGATGATGAAATTTCAGATTTTATAGCTTTTACAAAAGACCATCCTGTAGAAGTGCGGTTTATCGAGTTTATGCCCTTTAGCGGAAACAAATGGAGCAGCAATCAGGTCATGACACAAAAAGACATTCTGGATATCATCAGGGAAAAATATGATTTTAATCCTCTTCCCATCGGTTTTCATGACACGGCAAAGCCATACAGCATTGATGGACATAAAGGAAGCTTTTCGATTATAAGTACGATGAGCGAACCGTTTTGCAGCGGCTGCAACAGAATCAGGCTTACCGCAGACGGAAAATTAAAGAACTGTCTGTTTTCAAAAAAAGAAACCGATCTTCTTACGCCTTTACGAAACGGTGAAGATATTTTACCGATTATACAATCTACAATCTGGTCTAAAGCAAAAACACAAGGCGGACAGCTGAATGAACAATTTGAAAAAATAAACACAGCGATCATTCAGAACAGAAGTATGATCAATATTGGAGGATGA
- a CDS encoding molybdopterin molybdotransferase MoeA: MISVEEAKKIIDQNIPERKTRILPLKEAFGHTTAEDIYSKYNIPNFSQSSMDGYAIRFEDKDLKLKISGEMQAGSTEQFHLEKGNACRIFTGAPLPIGADTIVMQEKAFVESGFLTVHDNDLEKGLHVRNAGSDAKKDSVAIRSGSYLSAAAIGYLSGIGCTEVNVFAAPSISLILTGNELVQPGENLGFGQVYESNSYQLESVLKQCGIHTIESFWVKDDPSEVEKTLDLAISKTDIVILVGGVSVGDYDFVIDAAKQCGVEQKFHKIRQKPGKPFYFGTKGEKLVFGLPGNPSSALTCFYLYIAPLLSEMMKRPAITKKTNATSTSSFGKKTGLTHFLKATYENGNVTPLHAQESYRLQSFAEANCLMILPEDSEGCKKDEEVEIILLK, translated from the coding sequence ATGATAAGCGTAGAAGAGGCAAAAAAAATAATCGACCAAAATATCCCGGAAAGAAAAACCCGGATTCTTCCTTTGAAAGAAGCCTTCGGACACACTACCGCAGAAGATATTTATTCAAAATATAACATCCCGAATTTTTCCCAGTCCTCAATGGACGGCTACGCGATCCGTTTTGAAGATAAAGATTTAAAGCTGAAAATTTCAGGCGAAATGCAGGCGGGATCCACAGAACAATTTCACCTCGAAAAAGGGAATGCCTGTCGTATTTTTACGGGAGCTCCACTTCCTATCGGCGCAGATACCATCGTTATGCAGGAAAAAGCCTTCGTTGAAAGCGGATTTCTCACGGTTCATGATAACGACCTCGAAAAAGGGTTGCACGTACGAAATGCAGGAAGCGATGCGAAAAAAGACAGTGTGGCAATACGTTCAGGAAGTTATCTTTCGGCTGCTGCCATCGGATATCTCTCCGGAATCGGATGTACGGAAGTCAACGTATTTGCTGCTCCATCGATTTCGTTAATTCTTACGGGTAACGAACTCGTGCAACCGGGAGAAAATTTAGGCTTCGGTCAGGTGTACGAATCCAATTCCTATCAGTTGGAAAGTGTTTTAAAACAATGTGGAATTCATACTATTGAAAGTTTTTGGGTTAAAGACGATCCTTCTGAAGTTGAAAAAACGCTGGATCTTGCCATTTCCAAAACCGATATTGTGATTTTGGTGGGCGGCGTAAGTGTGGGCGATTACGATTTTGTAATTGATGCCGCTAAACAATGCGGCGTTGAGCAGAAATTCCATAAAATCAGACAAAAACCGGGTAAACCTTTCTATTTCGGAACTAAAGGAGAAAAACTTGTTTTCGGGTTACCCGGAAATCCGTCATCGGCATTAACCTGTTTTTATTTATATATTGCACCATTACTTTCAGAAATGATGAAACGTCCGGCGATTACGAAGAAAACCAATGCAACTTCAACTTCTTCATTTGGAAAGAAAACCGGTCTTACCCACTTCCTGAAAGCAACCTATGAAAACGGAAATGTAACGCCGCTTCATGCGCAGGAATCGTATCGTCTCCAGTCTTTTGCAGAAGCCAATTGTCTGATGATTTTACCTGAAGATTCGGAAGGCTGTAAAAAAGATGAAGAGGTTGAAATTATACTATTAAAATAA
- the moaCB gene encoding bifunctional molybdenum cofactor biosynthesis protein MoaC/MoaB: MVDITFKTFTLRKAIAAATIKTSAISTVEAVKNGTVPKGNVLEFARASALLAIKKTSDVIPDCHPLPVEFAAINYEMSGLDINITVEVHTIYKTGVEVEAMHGASVAALVIYDMLKPIDKNVEISNIRLLEKQGGKSSQKNIETQNLTAAVVVCSDSVSQGIKNDTSGKLLVESLSNQGISNVDYSVVPDDVSAIQEKIESYKSKGCNLLVFTGGTGLSDRDVTPEAVLPFITKEIPGIMETARNYGQDRVKTSMLSRGIAGFSDDMLILTFPGSSGAVKEYVQALFPQVLHVFSVKKGDGH; encoded by the coding sequence ATGGTAGATATTACTTTTAAGACCTTTACCCTGCGAAAAGCGATTGCAGCAGCAACAATAAAAACTTCAGCTATTTCAACGGTTGAAGCTGTGAAAAACGGAACAGTTCCTAAAGGCAACGTTCTTGAATTTGCTAGAGCTTCCGCTTTACTCGCGATAAAAAAAACCAGCGATGTTATTCCGGACTGCCATCCTTTACCTGTGGAATTTGCCGCGATTAATTATGAAATGAGTGGTTTGGATATTAACATCACCGTCGAAGTTCATACCATTTATAAGACCGGCGTTGAAGTTGAAGCCATGCACGGAGCTTCTGTAGCTGCTTTGGTTATTTACGATATGCTGAAACCGATTGATAAAAATGTAGAGATTTCCAATATCCGGCTTTTGGAAAAGCAGGGCGGAAAAAGCAGTCAGAAAAATATTGAAACGCAAAACCTTACCGCCGCCGTGGTCGTTTGCAGTGATTCTGTTTCTCAGGGAATTAAAAATGATACTTCCGGAAAACTTTTGGTAGAATCTCTTAGCAATCAGGGAATCAGCAATGTTGATTATTCAGTGGTTCCTGATGATGTTTCTGCCATTCAGGAAAAGATAGAATCCTATAAAAGTAAAGGCTGCAATCTTTTGGTTTTTACAGGCGGAACGGGTCTTTCGGATCGAGATGTAACGCCGGAAGCGGTTTTACCATTCATTACCAAAGAAATTCCGGGAATTATGGAAACGGCAAGAAACTACGGACAGGATCGTGTGAAAACATCCATGCTTTCCAGAGGAATCGCCGGATTTTCTGATGATATGCTGATTTTAACTTTTCCGGGATCTTCCGGTGCGGTTAAGGAATATGTTCAGGCACTGTTTCCGCAGGTTTTACATGTGTTTTCCGTAAAAAAGGGAGACGGACATTAA
- a CDS encoding molybdenum cofactor biosynthesis protein MoaE, with the protein MSKIKNIFQNSPVSPLFIAESITKHSTKTEIGAHQIFLGQIRADEIDGKTVKAIEYTAYEDLALSQMAAIREEIFAKYNLTCMHIHHSLGIVNAGEICLFVFTSSKHRKEATLACNEVVERIKNELPVWGKEIFEDETHQWKINQ; encoded by the coding sequence ATGAGTAAGATTAAAAATATATTTCAGAACAGTCCTGTTTCACCTTTATTCATCGCGGAAAGCATTACCAAACATTCAACGAAAACGGAAATTGGAGCCCATCAGATTTTTCTGGGACAGATCCGCGCAGATGAAATTGACGGTAAAACGGTAAAAGCCATAGAATATACGGCTTACGAAGACTTAGCCCTCTCTCAGATGGCAGCGATACGGGAAGAGATTTTTGCTAAATATAATCTTACCTGTATGCACATTCATCACAGCTTAGGTATTGTGAATGCAGGAGAAATATGCCTTTTTGTGTTTACCTCATCAAAACACCGCAAAGAAGCGACTTTAGCCTGCAATGAAGTGGTGGAACGTATAAAAAACGAACTCCCGGTCTGGGGCAAAGAAATTTTTGAGGATGAAACGCATCAGTGGAAAATAAACCAATAA
- a CDS encoding XdhC family protein produces MKEINDIVKAYKKARLNGLKAALATVVKVEGSSYRQAGARMLVTEDGQLTGAISGGCLEGDALRKALLAINQKNNKLITYDTSNPDDLEFGVQLGCNGIVHILFEFINENSSQNPISLLEKTTENRNESVITTLFSLEKRNAQIGTIGWMVKQDAILSDSSCISKDELIRFSSEVLEKKQNILTHISSNEILLQYVPPQITLIIAGAGNDVQPLVETASIVGWKTVVADGRATHALKKRFPLADEVLLATPEEIIKTIEIDEATIFVMMTHNYNYDLALLKLIIHQPVQYIGLLGPKTRFNRMVDDLKNSGITIGEKELNKLFGPVGIDIGAETSEEIAISVIAEIKAVLSGKKGSSLRDKPEKIHTDILSI; encoded by the coding sequence ATGAAAGAGATCAATGATATTGTAAAAGCATATAAAAAGGCGCGTTTAAACGGCTTGAAAGCTGCTTTGGCAACGGTGGTAAAGGTAGAAGGTTCTTCATACAGGCAGGCAGGAGCCAGAATGCTGGTTACTGAAGACGGACAGCTTACAGGAGCGATCAGCGGAGGATGCTTAGAAGGTGATGCTTTGAGAAAAGCGCTACTTGCTATTAATCAGAAAAACAATAAACTCATTACGTATGACACCAGTAATCCCGATGATCTGGAATTTGGCGTTCAGTTGGGATGTAACGGAATTGTGCATATCCTTTTTGAGTTTATTAATGAAAATTCATCTCAAAATCCCATCTCCCTTTTAGAGAAAACAACTGAAAACAGAAATGAATCTGTCATTACCACCCTATTTTCGCTGGAAAAAAGAAATGCACAGATAGGCACTATAGGGTGGATGGTAAAACAAGATGCCATTTTATCTGATTCCAGTTGTATTTCCAAAGATGAACTCATCCGTTTTTCTTCAGAAGTTTTAGAAAAAAAACAAAATATACTAACCCATATTTCGTCGAATGAAATTCTGCTGCAATATGTTCCGCCACAGATCACGCTGATTATTGCAGGAGCGGGAAATGACGTACAACCTTTGGTAGAAACGGCTTCCATTGTAGGCTGGAAAACAGTAGTTGCAGACGGAAGAGCAACACACGCCCTAAAAAAAAGATTTCCTCTTGCGGATGAGGTATTGCTTGCAACACCAGAAGAAATTATAAAGACCATAGAAATTGATGAAGCAACCATTTTCGTGATGATGACTCACAATTATAATTATGATCTCGCTTTGCTGAAGCTCATTATCCATCAACCTGTACAATATATAGGATTACTGGGACCGAAAACGAGGTTCAACAGAATGGTGGATGATCTTAAAAATTCAGGAATTACGATTGGCGAAAAAGAATTAAATAAACTTTTTGGTCCCGTTGGAATAGATATTGGTGCAGAGACTTCGGAAGAAATAGCCATTTCCGTAATTGCAGAGATCAAAGCGGTCTTGAGCGGAAAAAAAGGCTCATCATTACGCGATAAGCCGGAAAAAATACATACTGATATTCTCAGTATATAA
- a CDS encoding MoaD/ThiS family protein, translating to MSTVKIISFGRLKEILGPDFEAEAENTDELINQLTEKFPQLKDLKLRIAVNQKIISVNTELHNNDVAALMPPYSGG from the coding sequence ATGAGTACTGTAAAAATAATTAGCTTTGGCAGACTGAAAGAGATTTTAGGTCCGGATTTTGAAGCGGAAGCGGAAAATACCGATGAACTGATCAATCAGCTGACTGAAAAATTCCCTCAGCTAAAAGATTTAAAACTGAGAATTGCGGTGAACCAGAAAATTATTTCAGTAAACACCGAACTACACAATAACGATGTGGCAGCTTTAATGCCGCCTTATTCAGGAGGATAA
- a CDS encoding FAD binding domain-containing protein has protein sequence MRPFNFEKVKSAAEASAMKSAVSRYIAGGTNLVDLMKKNITQPEILIDVTIALPATVNHQNNSLQIGAMASNSKVANNKEVVEKFPLISKAILAGASPQIRNMASSAGNLLQRTRCPYFYDITTPCNKRKPNSGCSAIDGANRMSAVAGYNNECVAVHPSDFCVALAALDATVTAQTKDQKEIKIPFKDFHKLPENTPWLDNNLPQDAIITNIEIQDNTFGKHSAYVKVRDRTSYAFALVSVAAALDLDGKRIKDARLASGGVAHKPWRWSEAEKFLKGKKATVEVFEEAAKLATKDLKPLSENGYKIPMLQGAIVTALQNCVNQ, from the coding sequence ATGAGACCATTTAATTTTGAAAAAGTAAAATCTGCTGCTGAAGCTTCTGCCATGAAATCAGCAGTCAGTCGGTATATTGCAGGCGGAACGAATCTGGTAGATCTGATGAAGAAAAACATTACCCAGCCTGAAATTTTGATTGATGTAACAATAGCATTACCTGCTACGGTAAATCATCAGAATAACAGTTTGCAGATTGGCGCAATGGCGAGTAACAGTAAAGTAGCAAACAACAAAGAAGTGGTTGAAAAATTTCCTCTTATTTCAAAAGCTATTTTGGCAGGTGCTTCACCACAGATCAGAAATATGGCGAGCTCAGCAGGAAATCTGTTGCAGCGAACCAGATGTCCTTATTTTTATGATATTACAACACCCTGCAACAAAAGAAAACCCAACAGCGGTTGCAGTGCTATTGATGGTGCCAACCGGATGAGTGCCGTTGCGGGATATAATAATGAGTGTGTTGCTGTTCATCCCTCGGATTTTTGTGTGGCTCTGGCTGCCCTTGATGCAACTGTAACCGCACAGACAAAAGATCAGAAAGAAATTAAAATACCATTTAAAGACTTTCATAAACTGCCGGAAAATACACCATGGCTGGATAACAATCTGCCGCAGGATGCTATAATAACCAATATAGAAATTCAGGATAATACTTTCGGGAAACATTCTGCTTATGTAAAAGTAAGAGACAGGACGTCATACGCTTTTGCATTGGTTTCGGTTGCAGCAGCACTTGATCTTGACGGGAAAAGAATTAAAGATGCCCGTTTAGCTTCAGGAGGTGTGGCGCATAAACCCTGGAGATGGTCAGAAGCAGAAAAATTTCTGAAAGGAAAAAAAGCGACCGTAGAAGTCTTTGAGGAAGCTGCTAAACTGGCGACAAAAGATCTGAAGCCACTGTCTGAGAACGGGTATAAGATACCGATGCTTCAGGGAGCTATTGTAACGGCATTACAAAATTGTGTGAATCAATAA